In the genome of Bacteroidales bacterium, the window AATTCGCTCCACACTCTATATTTTGACCAAGTTATGTGGGTGATTACGGGGAAGATGGTGTGGATACCATTAATATTATCCTTTGTCTATATCTTCTTTAAGAAAGGGTGGAAAGAAGGACTACTTGTAACAATAATGCTCGTATTGACAGTTGTTATATGTGATCAAATTTCGTCAGGTATATGTAAACCTCTATTTGAAAGACTTAGACCAACTCACGATCCCGAATTTTCTCAGTATGTAACAACAGTAAATGGATATTTAGGTGGGAAATATGGATTTATATCGAGTCATGCAGCAAATGCTTTTGGTTTAGCAATTATCTCTTCTCTTATATTTAAAAACAGATTATATACAATATCAATAATTGTATGGGCATTATTATCTTGCTATTCTCGAATTTATTTAGGAGTACACTATCCAGGGGATATACTATTTGGAGCAATAGTGGGAGTTGCATCGGGATATTTATGTTATATAATATATAAAAAATTGCATTGTAAGTTTATTGATAAAATGTCAATCCCATACGAAAAGGACAAAAATATAAATATAGTATTGTCGGTTTTGTATATAACATATATTTTTATCATATTTTTTGCTCCCCTTATAAACTTTAAAATCAAATAGATATTATAAATAAAATTAAAACAGGATTAATAATCTTGTTTTTTTTTGCTTTTAACAATAATATTATATAATTTTATTGCAGATTATGATAATCTATAAAAAATGAGATATTATAAATAAAAAGATACAAATTATTAACTAAAAAACTTTAGTAGCCATGACAAAGATGATAACATTTAATGAGTTGCGAAAAATTAAAAACAGTTTACCGGAGGGTTCATCACATAGAATAGCTGATGAACTTAATATAGATGTACAAACAGTTCGTAACTATTTTGGAGGGAACGATTACAAAACAGGCGAAAACTGCGGTTTACATATTGAACCAGGTCCTGATGGAGGAATAGTAGTATTAGATGATACTCAAATACTTGATATGGCACTTGCAATATTACAAGAAGCAGGAGAGTAATAATTTTATTATAATATAGGTAAGAAGAGATTGTATTTTGGTCGTAAAAACAATATACAATCTCTTTAGTATATTTGTGAGGAGGATATAATTGTTCATCAAAAAAAAATGCTTATCTTTGCAGATGAAAAATCTAACATATAAATTCTTATAATAGAAATTTTAATAAATAACAATAATAACAAAAACAAAAAAAATTATGAAGAAATTTTTATTCTCATTAACTATGCTTGCAGCAGTTGCATTAGCAGGTTTTACAACTTCTTGTGGAGGAGATGATGACGGTAGTGATAATACAACTAACAATGGAGGAGTTACACCTTCAACTGAAATAGTAAAAGTATTTAATAGCGATCTTAATGTTAAAACTGGTATGCCAGGAGAAGATCTTGAAGATCTTGGAGTGATAAAGGAAGATGTAAATATTAAACTTTACACTGCAACAGAAAAATTAGATCTTAGTATTAATGGATTGAATTTAGGTTCACTTAACAATATTCCCGAACCATTACAAACACCATTTGATATTATATTAAAGAATGTACCTTTTACAAAAGAAGGTGACAATTACAAAATTGAATACGAACTTCCAATTAATGAGGAAACGCTTTCAACTGATGTAGCAATTAAAATTCAAGACAACAATGCATATTTAGTATCTCTTATAGGAACAATAAGTGGAGATAATATAAATGTTACAATATTTGTTGTTGGAGATGAAGAGTTACTATATATTCCTGTAAATATCTTTGTTGAAGGAACAGAAAATAAGTAGATAAATAATCGTAGTAATAAATAATTTAAGTGAGTCTCAATTTGAGACTCACTTTTTTTTGTATATATTTTGTTGTTTAAAAAAAAATACCTATCTTTGCATCGCAAAACAAAGGACGGGGCGTAGCGCAGTCCGGTAGCGCACCTGGTTTGGGACCAGGTGGTCGCAGGTTCGAATCCTGTCACCCCGACCAAATGGCATAAGTTAGCTTATGCCATTTTTTTGTTTTAGAGGTAATATCTTTTTCTTCTTTTCTTGAATATCCCCTTAAATTTTAGTAACTTTGTAAATTGATAAATATAGGCTTTGCCGATATTAAATATTAATTTGAAGTTAATTTACAATGTTTAGATCTATGACTTGTGGCCAATTACGATTGGCAGATGTAGATAAAGAGGTGATTTTGGCAGGATGGGTACAACGTGTCAGAAAAATGGGAGGTATGACTTTTATTGACCTTCGCGATAGATATGGAATAACCCAATTGGTTTTTAATCAAGAAGTTGATGCTTCGTTGTGTGAAAAAGCAAATCATCTTGGAAGAGAGTTCGTAATACAAATAAAAGGAATTGTAAAAGAGCGTTATAGTAAGAATGCTAATATCCCAACTGGTGATATTGAAATTATAGTTTCTGAATTAAATATTCTAAGCACATCTGATACGCCTCCATTTACAATAGAGGATGAAAGCGATGGAGGTGATGATTTGCGTATGCAATATAGATTTTTGGATTTACGCCGCGATTGTGTTCGTAAAAATCTTGAACTTCGCCATAAATTAGCCTTTGAGGTGCGTCGTTTTCTTGATTCAGAAGGATTCTTGGAGATAGAG includes:
- a CDS encoding DNA-binding protein, encoding MTKMITFNELRKIKNSLPEGSSHRIADELNIDVQTVRNYFGGNDYKTGENCGLHIEPGPDGGIVVLDDTQILDMALAILQEAGE
- a CDS encoding phosphatase PAP2 family protein, with the protein product MLNYLIELDKSIFLFFNSLHTLYFDQVMWVITGKMVWIPLILSFVYIFFKKGWKEGLLVTIMLVLTVVICDQISSGICKPLFERLRPTHDPEFSQYVTTVNGYLGGKYGFISSHAANAFGLAIISSLIFKNRLYTISIIVWALLSCYSRIYLGVHYPGDILFGAIVGVASGYLCYIIYKKLHCKFIDKMSIPYEKDKNINIVLSVLYITYIFIIFFAPLINFKIK